The region tggagctccgtatgccacggcaaactggctgacactgacggcggcggtgcataaatgctgcgcagctagcgccattcgacggccaacaccgcggttcctggtgtgtccgctgtgccgtgcgtgtgatcattgcttctacagccctctcgcattgtccggagcaagtatggtgggtctgacacaccggtgtcaatgtgttcttttttccatttccaggagtgtacgtttttCTTACTGCCACACTTCAGTATTTCACACTAAAGAACGTGCTATGCGAAAACGCAATGCAGTTCTTATCGTACTCTTGCCAACAAAAGGCAACACTTAAAAACGCACGCACTTAACGGCGTTTAGAAAACTTCATAAAACTCATACAGCGAAACTCAGTGCTCGCTCGGACATGGATATCATGAATTCGAGTTCTCGGTGAATCCAAACAGATACAAACTTGATCCAGTGACAATATAAGTAACTATGGTGGAGCTGATTACAATTAGTACATCGCTACGTGGGGTAGCAGTGCTGTCTTCGGCGCTTTGTGGCACGGTTGGCGCGactctctccgtcggaggttcgaatcctcccttgggaatggatgtatgtgtagtccttagcgtaagttattttaaataatattcagtggtgtgtaagcctaggagccGATAACGTCAGTAGTTTGGtcatataggaacttaccacaaattttctaaAATTAGTACATCCTTGCTCGGTCGCGGTTCCTTAACTGTTTAAACAGAACCCTTTTCCGCCAGAATGATAAGCGTAATTGATTCCCCGTCAGTACACTCTCTGAACTAATCGTGCAATCCCTGATATAGTCTATCAGTGCAAGCTATCAGGCAGATTCCGCAATTCCAGAAATTTCAGTAGACAATTGATTGTACAAAACACCGGACAGACAAATTAATGATAACTGCTACTCAGGGCAATTTGCATGCAGAAAAGAAACGTAAACGTCCCGAACCACAATTACACCTCATCGCAGTAACATTGTAAGCTAATCACAACGCAGTTCCCAGGACATGATACCTTAATTGACGGAAACGCACCGACGCTCACACAACTCACAGCAAAAAATGTACATTTCGGCGTGAGGTTGCCTGCACCAGAAACGAACACTAAAGTAGAACTGGGAGAATGTAGCTGATTGTAGCTTCTGCTTTCAGCATCCGTAAGTGGATTACCACCCCATAGGGTAGCTGAAAGAAACGATTGAAAACACTTTTACTTGCAGGAAACTACTCAGCAGTAACTAACTAAACTTTACTGCACAGGACGCGATGGAAGGGACCTGCCCCGTCAAAGTCTACGAGCGCCACATCCCACCTCAGCGGCCAGAGCAAGTGTCAAGCCGACGATACCCATAGAAACCCACGTTACCGAAGTGTATAATCCAGCGTTTTGGTATTATCTGGTAATTAGTTTATCACTAAGTGCATGTGGGTTTTTGTTTTTAGGAGTAGTCTGAACTTTACTTCTTACCCATTGGAGGCGTTGTGTCCCAAACTCGAAGGAAAATTTAAATAGCCTGACGGAAAAAATGTCACAAcgcaaagaataattaatgtaaaggAATAAAGTTCCTCGAATACGCTTGTCTAGGTTATTGACagggcaagatcacaggttaatgtcagCGCGAGATGATCCATtgaaaatgtgaagtgctggtactttaataaccgaGGTATCTGCCTGCCGTCTGGAATATGTTTGAATATGGTATGCCTAACAGTGTCCATACCTGTTGCTTGAGAAGGGATTCTCATTACGGCTTTTCTTATTTCACGTGCTGTAACGTGGtttaggtagtaagcataatggtCATGTAGCCTCAATTTTCCTTCAGAATGTAGTTCTTCTTAGCATTTGTGCTGATTAAAGCTGAAATAACTCGTTCACTTTGTCAACTGGCTTTTTCCGTCCTTCACCTTAGCTACGGAGATTCTTTCACGTAATCTAAGAGCTCGTACATTGCCACGTAAGGTATGCCATATTTTTGCATTGCAGACTGATTGCTTTCCCCGGTTGAGCAGTTTCCTGTATCCTTCGTAGGACCAGCTAGCATCACACCTGTGGATGAATATTTGACATAAGTGAAAGTTTTGGATTATTCGTATATGAGCCAtgaacttatgaataagtttctgGATCTTTGCTCAGTTGTTGGTTCACTGATTACTTGATGTTACAGCGTTTTTAAGCTCTACGCACCAGAGATCCACGGTCGATATGATTAATGTTCCTATTAGCTGCGTCAAACAATCAAAGTTTTGGTGACTGTGAGGAGTAAATCACGGAATCTGCAACATACACTGCCATGGCTGCAGCTCTAGTTTTACCAATAACTAATACACTGTTACTCTTTTTCAGTGTTTTTACGTGTATACGAATGTGACGTCGCGTAGTGAGGTGGGTGGGGTGTATTGGCAGATTCGTCATCTTGTTGCCACTAACCAATTTTTTACGATATTGTAATACACCCACTGAAAGAGTAGCGGCGACTAACACGCTCACGTCGTTTCTTAAATTTCGTTGTAGTAGCACAGAACACTTCAGAGTTGACCGTTACATCATGAGGGAATACTTCAAATAGGACAACATCTTCAGTGTCCTAGAAGACCGTCGTCCTAACtcgccttgaatgagagtgtccgctcgTTGAAACGTTTGCAAGAGTCGCAGCTGCGTGAGGCCTCCCGTCACGCGGGACACCGGACAGGTCTGAGCGACCCTCCAGCGCTAATCACCGACGTCTCGCCCCACGACACATCGTGCTTTTTTCAACTACTAGGTCTCCGTCGACATTCCAGGCACCTACGAATTTCTAtgaagctctggttttccgctgAAAAGAACataatgacagctttctgcttggaatgcaccttagTGACAGATCCTAATTTGATGGTCATGTAAAGAGACACAGCCAATCCGAACCTAATGAAACTACAGGGACTGAAGCGGTAATATACAACGATGTTCCAAAACAAATTTCACACTTTCCGAcctaaactggccgagaaaagcaacgtgttgcattacttattgaaagcccctcgcaaATACGTTCATACTGTGGgttcttttattgatttcacagtTACATTACATTAGAATGCATTTCACGTATCTATGCCCACATGTAAAATTCAGTTTGCTCTTTTCTCAAAAGATATACTGCTAACCATGGTTGAAGGGTAAAAAGCGCATTGATAGTCATAGATTTCCGAGAAACGTTTGACATAGCGCCCCAGTGCAGGTTGTTCACAAAGGTGCGAGAAGAGGGATTAtacggccgttttggccgagcggttctaggcgcttcagtctgaaacagcgcgacgcctacggtcgcaggttcgaatctagtgtcaggaatggatgtgtgtagtgtccttaggttagttaggtttaaatagttctaagatctaggggactgatgacatcagacgtttagtcccatagtgctcagagccacttgagccaataCGGATTATGTTTCTAGATATGTGGGTGGCTTCAATACtatttaagtaatacaacccagtacgtttTCCCTGTCGGCGAAGGTTTATCAGAGATAAGTGCATTATTAGGAATGTCTCTGGGGAGCATGATTTTACTGCTtttattctctatatacgtaagTGATAGGAAAGGCTATAGAGATTTACGTCTTTCTGCTGATGATGCTctaatgtacgggaaggtgtcgacgttGGCTCGCTGTAGGACGACACAAGATGACCCAAacagaatttctagtttgtgtAATGAGTTGCAAAGTGCTATAAATTTAGAAAGATGTAAGATAATGTGATGGAGTAGGAAAAAAACAATTCCTTTAACTTTAGAATACAGGGTTAGTCGTGTGCTGCATGACACAGACTCATCGATTCAACATCTAGGCGAAAATTTGTAAAACAATATGGAACGGTACGATCAGGTCAGGTTTTTAGGAagaaaggcgaatgatcgactgcgGTTTATTAGAAGGATTTTAGGTAAATATAGCTCATTTATAACGGAGGCGGAATACAGAACGCTAGTGCGAGCCTTTCTTATGTACTGCTCATGTGTATGGGATACCCAATAGGTCGGGTTAAAGGAAAACATCGCAATAATTCAGATTCgttttgttagatttgttaccggttggttcgatCAGCAGGCAAATATACTTTGTGGACTCAAATGAGAACCTTGGAGGGCAGACAGCGCACTTCTCTCGAGGCACCATAACAGATATTTAGTCAACTCTGTTTTAAGGCTGACAGCAGAACTATTCTATTGCCCCCATCGTACGTTTCGCGCAAAGACCACGAAAATGAGACTACAGAAACTGGGTCTCGTCCGGAGGCTTGTAGACCGTAGTTttgccctcgctctatttgcgagtgcaacagggaAAGAAATGACTAGAAGTGATGATGTGTAAAAGAATATGCGGCTGAACCTTTACGGTGAAATAATTCTCAAGACTTATTTTACTTAAACGACTCAGTAAGTGCATATGCTGAAGTGAAACCTGAGGAACATTTCTCGCAGAAATGGGCTATCGCTGTATGGGCTTCATAAAATGGCTATAGTATCTTTTCTTCAAAAAAATCTAGTAGTCACGAAAATTACAGCGATTATAGCGATGTTTGAAATGCGCACGTGAAACTCTCTTGAATCGATCTTGGTCCATGCTAAAAAGTATGGAAATCACGACAGGAATGACTCGGAAAAAAACATTATCTTATAATATGTTATGTATAAAGTGTATCACTAAGATCATGTATCAGTCTCTAGTTACTTCCtcgtattcacaataaagtgaatgTAATCGCAATTGGAAGGCTATTTATAAAGGAATCCTGGAACAATACCTATGTAACTCTTGACTTCATTTCATTATAGTATATGCAGGCACAACATCTAGTTGTGTCAAAAAATGATGCCCAGGAGACGTAACAGCACCGCAGCTCCTACTGAAAGCCTGAACAAAACTCAGTTACATTCATATAAATTTTAGTGCATTGTGAAGACTATAACAGTCTTAGACGCTTCTGCAAACGAAGCCTTGTTATGGTATAGTGTAATAAATATCTCGGACTTATCGTAGCACGAAAACAAGAATGGAAGTCTCGTAGTGAAATAGACTGGAGGATAGCTttgtagccagccgcggtggccgtgcggttctggcgctgcagtccggaaccgcggggctgctacggtcgtaggttcgaatcctgcctcgggtgtgggtgtgtgtgatgtccttcctcTTTAATCAGCTGCTGACCAAACCCGCGTCATCTTTTCAGAACTAAAAATATGAGTCAATATAATGATGATACATAGTCTAATTATTCCTTCACGTAACAACTAACCGATAATGGCTAAAGTTGTTTTATCCGTGAGGCCAAGAGTCGTTAAGACTGTTACCTTTTCTTCGCTCCCAAGTCATCAGTGGGAACTTCAGGAAAGAAATCCAGTAAGTATTTGGCCTTCTCGGTTGACAAGTGATCGATCTCGAAGtcttcctccgccccccccccccccccaccccaaccaaATTACCAGTGGTACCGTACGCACACAAAATTTACATGTTTGTGATTTGTAAAGCTACCCTCTGCCTCGAATGTTTTATCAAATAACTGCCCAAAGTTTGCGATACTGCTAAATGACTTCCCCCCTCTCACGCGTAATTTGCAATTTAAATAGTGCAATTTAATCGGAGTCACCTGGTAATAACATCTCGTCCGAATTTTCCATCTTACCAGTTCCCACATCTGAAACcaatgatggaatttttcaagGTGAATCGTTATTACGGTAACAATTCTTCCTGACTAGGGAAATTTAACCGCGTGAGTCCAAGCATACACAGCTTTTTTCCGCATATAACGCAAATGAAGGGAACAGTAGCTGTAAATCCCGCAGTCCTACTGCACATGTCAGacataataattaaaacagttttcgTTCCACGCAGCTAGTCACTAAGACATTGCACATTTTCCCTTTCGTACCAACGGGCAAACTCACTTAACATGGTTGGTACTCACTCACCCGAAACATTTCTGCGCTAATTCTATTCTCATTACCGCCCTTACCCAATATTGTCACTACCTACTGCTTACTAAACTCAGATCTATCTTGTTCATCAACAGCACcacgaaaacaaaaaatttaaaaaaagtacacaTATCCTTAGCTGTTATGGTCTTTTACTAACAGCATACATTTTAAAAAGATGATGACGTATAACTAGCGTTCAGaggttgaaaatatttaatatgactATCGTTGTGGCAAATCGCATGGACTACTAGTATACTACTGCAACTACATTTATCGCTTCAACTTAATTTTCTGAATTAACCTCAgatgataaaaatttaaaagtacTGTAGAATATGCTAGAAGAATTCATGGGAAGCAGTATACAaatttttccaaatggttcaaaaggttcaaatggctctgagcattacaggacttaacatctgtgatcatcagtcccctagatcttacaactgcttaaacctaactaacctaaggacatcacacacatccatgcccttggcagtatTCGgccctgataccgtagcggtcacgaggttccagactgaagcccctagaaccgcacggccaaaccggccggcctacaactttttttaaaaaattctataaTATGTAGTACATGACTAGATTATAGTACTTACTATAGATGGTGTAAAGTACACCTTCCCCGTTGGTGCCGGAGGAATTTAGTTGTAGGAAGACGGTTCCAGTTCTTCGAAGAATGAAAGTAATGTCAACATGTCTACAAACGTCATTTCAGTAACAGTCACGGCTGCTGTCATATCTTCCCCGCCCGACGTCGATACAACACTTCCCTTAAACTTCCGACATAGTAACATTCATACTTATTTTTAATTCTTAACTCACTTTTAATTTCCTCGAAGCATTAAACCTAATAGCTCTCAGGCAGACACGCTGGAACTGACCACTTCAAATGGAACGCCTGTCACAGATCTTAACCATAGCGTAAATACGTAGAATGTACATTCATTATAAAATATAAGGCACACCATGTTCTCAGCCACCGTCTGCTGCCAATACATAACGCAGCCAAGGAGACTGGTAGTGCTCTGTTGCTATATATACGGTAAACTGGTAAAGAAATCACAGAAAAGCTTTTGAACATCATAATAATTTCGAATCCGGCACCAACATAACGGTACCATGTCCATCGCGGCATAATTCGTAACGTTTCCACAATGTAAATCATGAATTTTTGCCTATTGTCAGTTTGAAATAGTTAATTGTAAACTCTTCACCCACGACGATAACACAACATTTCCTTGATCCGTAAAACTGTTTCTGTGATGCCTCCTCGACACATAAACTTTCTGTTGTGTCAAACTAAGAAAAGATATTAATTGACTAGGCTTTCGTAAAAGTAAGTTAACTGATATATGTCGCCTTTCGCACTTGAAAGCTATGCAGTAATCATACACTTTGTCAACAACGATGGGTGAGAACGAAGCAAACGACCCCATCTACAAAATACTGATTGATATTTGTGCACGATGAGTGTACAGACGGTCTGTTGCTTTTCCTGTCTCCCTGCTACAGACGTGCACAGTAACATAATAGGTAAGGAGACACTGCAAACTTCACAAACATGTCCTTGTATATTCGCTGCAATTCATATGCTACATTCGTTGATATAAGAAGTTAATTGTGGAACGTGATGATGGCTCGAGATATGATAGAAACAAAAAATAACCAAgtttttttccttgtcttcctgTCTAGCATCCATCGCTTCTTCCATCTAAGGGCTAAACCACGACGCAGGAAGGTGGATGAGCTCTTACCAACCCACGACCGCACTGACGTACAACGGCTACTCACCATTCTAGGCCTGTTGCTGTTCACCACCGTAATAAATGATAACATAATCAGCAATAAGTGCATAATATTTGCTACGACATCTATTGCTCTTTCTATAAATTGAGTAATAACAGCACCATGTGCAGAAATAGCTCCCACGAATATTAATTTCCGCAATTCTATTGCAAATAAACTACTTCATTTCCTCATGATGATttgatttattttgtcatttgatcACAAAACTTCAGTATCAATAAAGAGGCCtttcctttcacatttttcctaacTGCCTACATCAAAATATCCACGTTTCCACACAAGTTCAGTCATAAACGACTGCATCTTTACCTTGTGCAATACAAAGTTAACAAAACTGAGTTATGACTGTGATTAACAATAACACTGGTCAAACGTTACTAtggtattaaaaaaaatgtaatgacataCATAAATACCTGGATTTCACGCAGTACTATGAAAGAGGCGGCGAAGTGCCACAGAAAGAATGCGACCGTTTGATGCAAGATATTATCCAGCAAAAAGATGTAGACGTATATGCCAAAACATTGgttagaaaacagaaaattttatttacgATGAATATATACACCAAGGGCTTTAGTTATAGGGTCGTAAAAGGTAGGAGAACCAAAATAATGCCCATCAGAGAGTTCAGATAGAAAAAACGACGACTCATTGTCCTCTCCTTATTTTCACTCCACAATGATGACACCGAACACAACCTTTACGTGAAAATACTTTATTCCGTTTTGTCTTACAAGTGCACAAAGTGGTATTCAGTAATACATTAGAAGTTCCTCAAAAGCTGTGGCCGTTGACTGGTCGAGACACGCATCTGCACGCTGCAGTGTCTCCAAGCTACATGATGCATCCGCTCTAAACGAATGTTTGCCAGTATCTGAGTGAACAAAGGACCAGCAAAGCTACTTCTGGAC is a window of Schistocerca gregaria isolate iqSchGreg1 chromosome 8, iqSchGreg1.2, whole genome shotgun sequence DNA encoding:
- the LOC126284562 gene encoding uncharacterized protein LOC126284562 isoform X1, which produces MRKTLIVIVVVAACVGAISAQAVCPEECLGQAGGPAVVEDNLHSGRDGRDLPRQSLRAPHPTSAARASVKPTIPIETHVTEVYNPAFWYYLHPSLLPSKG
- the LOC126284562 gene encoding uncharacterized protein LOC126284562 isoform X2, which encodes MRKTLIVIVVVAACVGAISAQAVCPEECLGQAGGPAVAEDNLHSGRDGRDLPRQSLRAPHPTSAARASVKPTIPIETHVTEVYNPAFWYYLHPSLLPSKG